AAGAGAATGTCCTGGTATTACGAAGCGAAGACCTATTTGATGGAAACCGAAACGCAGTCATTGCTATACAAGAACATCTAGAACTTGCACCTTTCCCAAAAGATACAGTAATACCACGCGCAAATCAAGGATTTAGCGAGTCCGATAAAGTATCACAAAAAATACGGGAAAGGTTAAAAGGGGAATTTCAGGCAACATTTAGATGGATGAAAGAAACACTAAACATTGAATGGAATACATAAAAAAGCAAGGCATGCCGACGAAAGCAAGGATCAAGGTTTATTCAGAAGGATACAACAATAAATAGCTTATACGCAAAAGTATGGACAAAACTAGCTTAGGGCAAAACATTTGTTAGCAGAGAAGGCACAAAGCAAAAAGGAAATCAAAGGAGCTGCCGGCATCAGGATATACCAAGACATAGATGGATCAACAACGCTAAAATTCACCAACAAACACTGGCAACAGAGGCGGACAAGTGGAAGAAGCATAACAAAAGGAGCATGGATATTAATAACAATATGTCTATCAGCAAGGAAGCAATAGCTGTTTTTTTCACAGCCGCAGATACAACTTCATCACTTGAAAAGTCAAGGTGTAGAATGCCTGTGCTTAGGCAAACTAGGCCAAGACGTGGCAAAATTTAGTATTCACAAATCCATTCACCAATCACCTCAAGCATCACTAGCAATGACGAACACGGGCTCTTTAATCAAAACGATTCCCGAGAAAATCGTTGCCATGCTTCAACGCCACAATATGTTGGCAACGTTAGTCAAACGAGAAATCATGGCTAATGCGCTGTCAAGCGTAACCATCCACCCTGATGAAAGCAAAAAATTATTGAGCAGATACTGCAAACAATTAAAAATCAAAAGCAGTGAATCACTGGTTAGTCACATCAAAAGCAAGGGGATTACAGAAGCAGATTTATCATGGCAGCTAGAACTTTTGCTCAGAATTAAAATATACAGTTTGGCAACATTTGGTGCCAAAGCTGAACAACGATTCCTGGAAAGAAAGGATAGCCTTGATTTAGTAACCTATAGCCTTCTACGCCTTGACAGCCAGTATCTCGCTCGTGAGCTGTATTTACAAATTGAAGAAGAAGAAAACGACTTCGCAGACTTGGCCGCAAAACACTCATCGGGTCCCGAAAAGCATAAGAATGGCCAAATCGGTCCTATATCGCTAACCAAGGCACACCCAATTCTTGCAGAAAAGCTCCGAACCCATGAACCAGGGGCATTGATTGAACCCTTCAAAATTCAAAACTGGTGGCTTGTAGTTAGACTTGACGATTACAAACAAGCAAGCTTTAATGACCAGATAAAACAGAAAATGTGTACAGAGCTTTTTGAAAAGTGGGCAGAAGAAGAGACAACCAGTATTTTGTCAAGCCATCAAGCTCACAGTTCAACCGCATCGCCCACCTGAATTCGTAAATCAATGTCGACAATCAAAGCTAATTACCTCAAAAAGCATCCAGCTTTTCAAGGACTAAGTGATGACGCAATAGAACAGTTATCTAAAGCAAGTGAACTCTTATCATTTGAAGCAGGGCAACCAATTTGCAAAAGAAGTTTAATACCAAATCAAATTATTATTATTATAGAAGGTAGCGCGAGATTACTGATTGGAGAAGATGGAAAGCCTCAAACTCTTAAGAAACTAGGAGTTAATGATATAGTTGGTCTTGCATCTATTCTTCAAACATCAGGTTGCGAAGAAGTTGCGGCGTGCGAAATTCTGCACGGCATTGCAATTTCGGACAGCAAAATCGTACAATTAATCGAGGAAGAGCCAACATTTAGGCAGTGGTGCCAGTCTAACTTATTCGCAGCAGAGCTTTACTCAATTCTCCAACTTGTACTAAAAAGCGACACACTTAATGGAAGGCTCTCGAAGCAATCGTTCATCCTAGCCAAAGAGGCAGCCATAACAATAAAACCTATACCAGAAGAATTAAAAAACGCCATTACGAATGATAGGAAAGTATTTGTAGGTAGCGCTAACACTATAAACAGAACTTTAGGAGAAGAACTTTTCATCAATGATGGCTGGCCAGCAGTACGCGGACCAATTCCTCTTCGATTAATCTCCATAACAACGAAAGTGCATCAATCGTTGATTGGGGAAGGCAATGTCGCCTCAATTGTTCATCAAACTCATTCAAGCGATCATGTTCATATTGCAAATTCACAATTAGCTGCTGCTCCAGTAGCAAGCGGTTTAAATCTTGAAGGAAGCAATAACATTGAGTCGTTCGAGATGATAATGGCCGATGGAATGATGGAAGAGATTTCGGCATGCTTTAAAATGCTAAGTAAGCTAATGAAACTTCCGTATCGTCGTGACAGTATTGATAAAATGCTGCGCGATTCAATGCGACGAGGTCAAACACCAAACTTACAGCAATTAGGACAATTAGCAGCAACGATGGGGTTACACGTGATGGGCTCACGGGTCAAAGCTGAATATGGGAACCGTCTACAAGTACCAGCGCTAGTCAGTTACAAAACTGGATTCGCATTAGCTGTAACCAGTAATGCCAATGGATTACGACTTGCAAGTCCTAGAAAAGGGTGGGTACAGGTCACAGTTGATCAGCTCGAATCAGAATTCCCTGCTGGAATCGAATTGTTATTAGTGGATCGTACCAATGCAACCCCAGAACAACGATTTAACTTCGGCTGGTTCCTGCCCGCAATCAAGCGCCACAGAAATGTACTGATTCAAGTGTTACTTGCATCCTTCGTGGTGCAATTGTTTAGCTTAGCAAATCCACTGCTGATTCAGATCATTATTGACAAAGTCATTAATCAACGCAGTTTAGATACTTTGCAAGTATTGGGCTTAGCCCTTGTTGTTGTCACTGTCTTGGAAGGTTTGTTAAGCACTCTTCGAACATTTCTATTTACTGAAACAACAAATCGAATCGACCTTCGCCTTGGGTCAGAAGTTATTGATCATCTTTTGCGATTACCACTGGGGTATTTCGACAGGAGACCTGTGGGTGAATTGGGAACCAGAATCGGAGAAATGGAGAAAATAAGAAACTTTCTGACGGGTCAAGCCTTAACCACGGTTATAGATGCGGCATTTTCGGTGATTTACATCATCGTAATGGCTTTATATAGTTGGTTACTAACTTTAGTGGCATTAGCAGTTATACCGATACAAGTTTTCATCACTGTACTCGGAGCTCCATTGTTCCGTCGTCAATACCGTCAAGCAGCTCAAGAAAATGCAAAGACACAAAGTCACCTCGTTGAAGTGTTAACTGGTATACAAACAGTGAAAGCACAAAACGTTGAAGTTGTAAGTCGGTGGAAGTGGCAAGAAATGTATCACACTTATATCAACCGCACCTTTGAGAAAAAAATAACTGGCACCCTCCTAAGTCAAACAAGTCAAGTCCTGCAAAAATTATCACAACTATTGGTACTTTGGGTAGGAGCAACACTTGTTCTTCAAGGGGATTTGTCACTTGGACAACTCATAGCTTTCAGAATCATTTCGGGATACGTTACACAACCAATTCTAAGATTATCAAATATTTGGCAAAGCATACAAGAATTGAAGGTAAGCTTTGAAAGACTTGCAGATGTTGTGGATACTCCGCAAGAGTCAAACGAAGAAGATCAGAAAAAAATTCCTCTTCCGCCAATTAACGGATCAGTAAGGTTTGAAAATTTAGATTTTAGGTTTGGTCCTGCCAAACCATTAATACTCAAGAATATCAATTTAGATATCCGCCAAGGCATGTTTGTGGGAGTCGTTGGTCAAAGCGGGAGTGGAAAGAGTACACTTATGAAACTTCTACCCAGGCTTTACTCACCTGAGAATGGAAGAATACTTATTGACGGTTATGATATTGATAAAACAGAACTTTATTCACTCCGTAGACAAATTGGAATCGTGCCGCAAGACCCACTATTATTTAGTGGAAGCGTAAGTGACAATATTGCGCTCACAGACCCTGAAGCAAGTTCTGATGAAATCGTTCAGGCAGCGCAGTTAGCATGCGCCCATGAATTCATTATGGAACTCCCTACTGGATACAGCACAGATGTTGGTGAACGTGGAGGCGCACTCAGTGGCGGCCAACGGCAACGGATTGCTATCGCAAGAACTCTTTTGAGTAACCCAAAACTCCTAGTCATGGATGAAGCAACGAGTGCACTTGATTACGACACAGAAAGAAGAGTTTGCGAAAGGTTGCGCTCATCACTCATTCATTCAACTGTATTCTTTATTACGCACCGCTTATCAACCATTCGTCGTGCAGATCTGATTGTGATGATGCACCAAGGTGTCGTTGTTGAACAAGGAACTCATGATGAGCTCATTGATCTACGTGGAAGATATTATGCCCTATACTGCCAGCAGGAGAAGAATTAATGAAAAAATCCTCTTCAATTGTGCAAAAAGCACAAGCAGCCATAGAGAAACGTTCGAAAATCAATGACGATAGTCAAGCTATTAGGCCATCTAACCTTTGGTTAAGAGCAACAACCTGGACATTAATGGGTACAGCCTTTATCGCAGTTATGTTTCTAGGATTTGCCCAAACAGAAGAAATTATTGTGGTTACCGGACAACTGAAGCCAGAGGGAGATGTAAAAGATGTTCAAGTCCCATTAGGTGGAGTTGTTGATGAGATATTAGTTAAAGAAGGTGAGAAAGTGGAAGCAGGTCAAGTTTTGATTCGTCTTGATTCGGAAGCAACAGTTGACTTCGAAAAAAACATCATTGAATCAATTACATTAAAGCAACTTCAAATTTCACTCAAAAAAGAAGAGTTGCGTCAGTACTTACTATTAAACGATACTCAACAAAATGTTTTAAACAAGAATCTGCTGTTGCAGAGAGACATTTTAAAGCGTTTTTCAGTATTGGAGTCGGAAGGAGCAGGGTCAGAGCTTCAGCTACTTCAGCAAAGTGACAAGGTGGAACAAGTAGCAGGTGAACTCCAGAAAACAATCGTAGACCGTGAGATGCAACAATCTGTGATTAGCCAACAAATCCAGCAGATTCTAAGCGAGCTAACATCGCTGAGAAGTAAACTAAAAGAACAGTCAGTCAATCTACGCTACCAGGTCATCAAGGCTCCAATAGCCGGGATTATCTTTGATTTCAAACCTCAAGGAGTTGGGTTTGTAGCAAAAACCAGTGAACCTGTAATGAAGATAGTTCCGTTGAATCGACTTGAAGCGCAAGTTGAAATACCTAGCAGTGACATAGGTTTTGTTAAGGTAGGCCAACAAGCTGATCTTAGTATTGACTCATTTCCCGCATCAGATTTTGGCGCTCTAGAAGGTTCTATAACTAGCATCGGATCAGATGCTCTTCCACCCGACCAATCCAAGGCAAGAAGTGATTATAGTTTTCCAGCAACAATCGAACTTAACAGCCAAAAATTAAATGTTAAGAATGGGCGTAGTTTGCCATTGCAAGTAGGAATGACCTTGAGTGCTAACATCAAGCTTCGCCAAGTAAGCTATCTTCAGCTATTAATAGGGAAATTCAAGGACAAAACTGACTCTCTACGGGAAATCTAAGAAAATACTTAAGCTAAGATCCACTAAAAGAACTGTCCTCAATGGTTGACAAATAGCCCTTAGTCAGGGTATATTTGACAATTAATCTATTTAAAGCCTTGGCGATTACCAATGTCGACGGTGTTACAGTAGATATTTCTAATACCCCTGCGGTAGTTGGAACAAACGCTGCTGACATTATCCAATCATTGGGTCAGCTTGATGGAGGGTCGATCAATGCTCTTGAAGGTGACGATTCGTTGTTTGTTGAAACGCGTAATAATGACTCTAGTGGCTTTGTAGTTGACGGCAATGATGGCGATGACCTTGTCGTTATTGACAACGATAGTACTTCCGAAGACCCAGCAGTTGGTCGAGTTTCTTCCTTCACCGCATTCGGCGGAGAGGGTGATGACTCAATCGTAATTGCGGATCTCATTGTTGGTGCCGGTTCACAGCTCATCGGCAACTCTGGTGAAGACTCCATTTTCGTAGATACTGAAAACGCTGTTGACGGTCTCCTAGTCGAGGGTAATCAAGATGCCGACGTTATTGCAATCATTGGCGTATCCTCTGAAACGCAGCTTCCGGATTTCGACAATTCTCAAGTTTCTGGCGGAGAAGGAAATGACAGTATTGGAATAGGTACAATCCTAGGTCTCGTCACAGATTTCACTTTCACCGTCCAAAACGTCGACAACGCTCTCTTGAGTGGAGATTCAGGTGATGACGAAATAAATGTTTACTCCAACACCCTGACAAATTCCGATGTATCCGGTGGCGATGGCTCAGATTCCATCGTTATCAATTCAAGTAATAGGGCAGCGCATAATGTCATTACTGGAAATGAGGGTGATGATACGGTATTGGTGTTTGGACCTGATATCATTAATTCTTCCGTCATAGGTGGTGATGGCAATGACAGCATTTCCACAGTTAATGCTTTTCTGACTGGAGGATCAATTGAAGGCAACGATGGAGAAGATTCACTTTCCCTTGGGCTTTTAGATAGCGTAGCTGTTAACGGCAATGCCGACAATGACGCCATTGACCTTAGAGGGAATATTGTCTCTTCATCTATCGAGGGTGGTCAAGGGGATGACATTATTAGCTCTTTTATTGATGACTCCATTGCCATCATCGATAGCGTCATTGCTGGTGATAAGGGTGATGACGTTTTCGGATTAGAAGCCGGTCTCTTTAACTCTTCCGTCATAGGTGGTGATGGCAATGACATCATTTCCACAGAAAATGCTTTTGTGACTGGAGGATCAATTGAAGGTAACAATGGAGAAGATTCACTTTCCCTTGGGCTTTTAGATAGCGTA
This Synechococcus sp. WH 8016 DNA region includes the following protein-coding sequences:
- a CDS encoding HlyD family secretion protein encodes the protein MKKSSSIVQKAQAAIEKRSKINDDSQAIRPSNLWLRATTWTLMGTAFIAVMFLGFAQTEEIIVVTGQLKPEGDVKDVQVPLGGVVDEILVKEGEKVEAGQVLIRLDSEATVDFEKNIIESITLKQLQISLKKEELRQYLLLNDTQQNVLNKNLLLQRDILKRFSVLESEGAGSELQLLQQSDKVEQVAGELQKTIVDREMQQSVISQQIQQILSELTSLRSKLKEQSVNLRYQVIKAPIAGIIFDFKPQGVGFVAKTSEPVMKIVPLNRLEAQVEIPSSDIGFVKVGQQADLSIDSFPASDFGALEGSITSIGSDALPPDQSKARSDYSFPATIELNSQKLNVKNGRSLPLQVGMTLSANIKLRQVSYLQLLIGKFKDKTDSLREI
- a CDS encoding peptidylprolyl isomerase is translated as MAKFSIHKSIHQSPQASLAMTNTGSLIKTIPEKIVAMLQRHNMLATLVKREIMANALSSVTIHPDESKKLLSRYCKQLKIKSSESLVSHIKSKGITEADLSWQLELLLRIKIYSLATFGAKAEQRFLERKDSLDLVTYSLLRLDSQYLARELYLQIEEEENDFADLAAKHSSGPEKHKNGQIGPISLTKAHPILAEKLRTHEPGALIEPFKIQNWWLVVRLDDYKQASFNDQIKQKMCTELFEKWAEEETTSILSSHQAHSSTASPT
- a CDS encoding peptidase domain-containing ABC transporter, which translates into the protein MSTIKANYLKKHPAFQGLSDDAIEQLSKASELLSFEAGQPICKRSLIPNQIIIIIEGSARLLIGEDGKPQTLKKLGVNDIVGLASILQTSGCEEVAACEILHGIAISDSKIVQLIEEEPTFRQWCQSNLFAAELYSILQLVLKSDTLNGRLSKQSFILAKEAAITIKPIPEELKNAITNDRKVFVGSANTINRTLGEELFINDGWPAVRGPIPLRLISITTKVHQSLIGEGNVASIVHQTHSSDHVHIANSQLAAAPVASGLNLEGSNNIESFEMIMADGMMEEISACFKMLSKLMKLPYRRDSIDKMLRDSMRRGQTPNLQQLGQLAATMGLHVMGSRVKAEYGNRLQVPALVSYKTGFALAVTSNANGLRLASPRKGWVQVTVDQLESEFPAGIELLLVDRTNATPEQRFNFGWFLPAIKRHRNVLIQVLLASFVVQLFSLANPLLIQIIIDKVINQRSLDTLQVLGLALVVVTVLEGLLSTLRTFLFTETTNRIDLRLGSEVIDHLLRLPLGYFDRRPVGELGTRIGEMEKIRNFLTGQALTTVIDAAFSVIYIIVMALYSWLLTLVALAVIPIQVFITVLGAPLFRRQYRQAAQENAKTQSHLVEVLTGIQTVKAQNVEVVSRWKWQEMYHTYINRTFEKKITGTLLSQTSQVLQKLSQLLVLWVGATLVLQGDLSLGQLIAFRIISGYVTQPILRLSNIWQSIQELKVSFERLADVVDTPQESNEEDQKKIPLPPINGSVRFENLDFRFGPAKPLILKNINLDIRQGMFVGVVGQSGSGKSTLMKLLPRLYSPENGRILIDGYDIDKTELYSLRRQIGIVPQDPLLFSGSVSDNIALTDPEASSDEIVQAAQLACAHEFIMELPTGYSTDVGERGGALSGGQRQRIAIARTLLSNPKLLVMDEATSALDYDTERRVCERLRSSLIHSTVFFITHRLSTIRRADLIVMMHQGVVVEQGTHDELIDLRGRYYALYCQQEKN